From the Manis pentadactyla isolate mManPen7 chromosome 6, mManPen7.hap1, whole genome shotgun sequence genome, the window aCAAGAGGCCCCCATATCTTCATTTTGTAATGGGTCTTCCTACGTATTAGGCAGCCAGCCAGCTCTTCACCGCTCTGCTCCTCCTGAGGCTGTGCTTGAGCCTTTCCTGATCAGAACCCCTTCCTTCTACAGCTCTTTGGGGACTTCCACTGACTTGAAGGATACTGCTGCTCTCCTCTGCTCACTTGTGAAATGTAAACTAGACCAGGACCAACTCAGAAATAAGCCAGGGGCTCTCCAAGTACTGGAGGAATGACGCCTGCCACAGTGGAGATGGCATGACTTCTCAGTCCCCTTCCGACTTTGCCTTGGAGGGCATCCAGACGCTAGGATCTCTTATCTGGTGCTGCTGGTTCTCCCTTTGATTTTATCAGTTTTGGcagaaaaatatttctggaagACTAAACTTCAGCTACTATCCCTGACAAGCTGAtccctctctgttcttttctgcaACTTTATGAGTTGTTGAACAGTTGTGAGTAGGTAGAGCAGGTGGAAATCTCTATTCAACAGCGAGTGGCTTCATCAAACCCTTGATGAAGGGTCTCGTACAGCGACGCttagttttgtttctttaaatgaaTAAAGTGCAGCAGAATCACCTCCTCTTTTAAAAACTGAGCAGATATTTGTGGCCAATGTGTAAACATCACAAGACTGGAAACAAGAAACTATaaaggaaactgaaaaagaaatgagCAGAGTGAGTTGTTTGTGGTGAAGGATatgaacataaaattttattttcaaaagttttCAAGGAACATTATGACCcataaaattaaggtatcaacATTCCCTAACAAAAATTAACTGATCTGAGGAAGAAGTGTGAAAATATTCTAATGCAGTGCTGCCCaagagaactttctgtgatgatggaaatgttccatcACCTCTGTTACCTAATACAGAATCCACTAGCCACATGAAGACTCAAAATGTGGTTAATGCAACTGAGGAAgtgaatttttaatataaaaagccACTTGCATCTAGTGTCTACCAAGTGAACAGCATAGTTCTAATGTCTCATGGATATTAATGTGGTTTCCTTGGGGGGACTTCTCTAATCACTGGGGTAGGCGTTTGGAAGTGGAATGAAAGGAACGCCCTTAACAGATCTATTTAATCACTTAAACAAGTCAGAAATTTTCCACAGCTTCCAGAGGCAGGGGGTAGCACAACCTGCTACCAGGGATATGAGGGGGAGACCCTTGGGGAGACCTGAGTATACCCTTTCAACTTCTGGCTAATGCCAATGAAAATCAAAGGCGTAGAATTCTGGTCACTCAGATGGAAGAGGATGGttccacacacacagaatacaaaaCTTTGACTACCCCCGGGGAATCTGTGTGGAATACATTGCTACGGAACTGGTGGGGAACTGGAAGTCGGGGGCTTTCATTTCCGGACAGGGTTTCCAGAGCCAGAGGAGGACTTAGAGGTGGAGGGAGGAGCTGAGGGCCCTTTTGGGCCACTTGCAGGCTGAACAGGCCCTTTCTTTTTGGGGATCAAGGTCTTGTTCTTGCTCTTGAACACTTTGCTGGGATCCAGCTTGTTCACAAAGGAGTCGGTCTCTTCTGCAAGCAGGTTTGTGTTGTAGGTGATGGGTTTATACATATTGAACCATTGCTGTAAGACAGAATTGAGAAAGGTCACAATTCCAAGGAAAAATGACATTGTTTATATTCTTTAGTTGGGTATACAGGGGGAGATAGCTGGGGAGATGAGGCAGAGAAGAAAGCAAGATTTTTTATGGCTCAAATCTATTATGACTTCCTTTAAGTGAAAGTAAAGACACACACATTTCTTTATGAGGTCTCAtacctttaaaataaaagcagcatGGTCATGAATTAAGAATCTGAGTAAACTTACTTCCTTTTGATCTAGTGAATCCTGAGTCTGGGATACTAGGTTCCAAATCATCAAGGGACAGTGTCCTGATTATTCTGCCCTCAAGCCAGCAGCTGCCCATCAGGTGGACTGAGCAGTGCCCTTCCCCTAGGGAAGGTGCATGACAGAAGGGCAGGCTGCTGCTGAGGGAATCCACCTATGTTGGTGCTCACTTCCCTATGCAGCTCAGGGCAAAGGGCATCATGTTTACTGACCTTTAACTGACCTCGCAATGTTGATGAATGGTTGTTGGGGGTATGTAACATTTGAGGAAGGTGGGAGCCACTAAAGGAATACCTACATGGATCTGGGTCCCTAATTTATTGCCTGGGTGGCAAAAGTTCTTCAGGACACATTTGGTATTCTCAAATTAGGTAGTGTATCCTCATGAGCTGGCATCTGTATGTTTGGAATGGTGCCCAGATCTATATATAATAGGaggcacatatatacaatggaatgctatgtATCATTAAAAAGGACAGCTCTCTATATACTGATAGGGAATGAGCTCTGATATAAAGTGTTAagtgaaaagaaagcaaagaactaTGTGAGCGGTATATTGCACTTGTGatttagaaaaaaggaaccaaaatCTGTACGCATGCATACCTTCTATGCATACAGTACCTTGGGAAGAGCCCAAGAGAAACAGTGGCTGCTTCTGGGGAAGTGCACTGGTTGGCTGGAAAGCCTGCAAAGAGACTGGCTCTTCTTTCTGTGTGCCTATCCAAAACCAACAATCAGACTGAAACCCCCCAATAAAATATAAGTAGGAATAAGAACGAGCCAAGTTTGGGAACCACTTAAGTAGATCAGTATAAAGATGAAGCTGTCCACCTATATTGGAATAACCTATCTTGCTTAATAAAGGAGGTACTGGGGTTCCACCCCAGATCTTCCAAAACAGGGAAGCTGGGAATCTGTAACATGAGCATTTCCTCAGAAGATTCTGATACATTCCACAGTTTAAGATGACAGGTATTTCTCCCTTACCTTGGCCTGTGGACTAATGCCATAGCTGGTGAAGGCATACTGCCATTGGGGCAGGCCCAGGTGGGTGATGAGCAGGCGATAATAGGCAGTAAAGGTATCTGTGAGAAAATGCCAGTATAATGCTCTGTCCAGGAACCAGATCTCAGTGTCTTGTGCTAATGCTGAAATAGCAGacaaaggaataaatgaaggGATGGCTTAacaccttttttcttttatctgaaaAGTCTATATACTCTCGTggttataaaaatattctaatagtAAAAGACTGTGAACTTTAAGTAACCATTTTCCCCTTTCAAATTCTACATCCATTCTCCAGTGGCCACTGTTACAGGTTTGTTTGGTATTCTTTTACAATTTCCTGATCAGTTGACTGATCTATGTGCTGGGTTTTGCCATTTTTGCATGCAGGCTATCTATGCAGCCCTCCTTCTCTGTGTGGAATTAGCACTCCCCCTCCACCTGTGGGTACATACTGTGGCCTTAGCTCTCCTGATGGAAACTCTGAATGGCTCTTGTTTTCTGAAGAGGTGTCTGCAGGAATCAGTGCTGTGAGGAACCACTGTGAAGGAGCCCAGAGCAGTCCCCTGTCCTGGGAATCCTGCCCATGCTGTGGTGTGAGGCCCTGGTTGAGCTGAAGCAGGCATTATTGTGCCAGCTCCTGCCACTTGCTTCTGACTTTCCAGTCTTACAGCTGTAGGCCTTTCTTAGTTTATCTCCTGCCTATGGCTGTAATATCTCCTTAAGTGGCCTTCATCCTCCAATCTCTTCCTCTTCCAGTTGTGGTCATACAGTTCCATTTCAATTCTGCCATTGTTCTGCCAAAAAACCTTGTCTACTCCCCAGTCTTCCATGTTATGTCCAAACTCCAGATCTGCAGGCTGGCCTTCTGGCTTCACATCCTCCTCATCCACAGATGAAACAAATGGCCCAATGAATCAGTAATATTTGCCATCACCCCCAAAATCAGTTGCTCTTTTCAATGACATGGCTTTTATCTGTTCTCTCTTCAGTTGGATGCCCCC encodes:
- the TPGS2 gene encoding tubulin polyglutamylase complex subunit 2 isoform X4: MLPEDVKNFYLMTNGFHMTWSVKLDENTIPLGSMAINSITKLTQLSQSSMYSLPNAPTLADLEDDEHEANENQPEKPHFDSRSVIFELDPCNGNGKVCLVYKRGKPALAQDTEIWFLDRALYWHFLTDTFTAYYRLLITHLGLPQWQYAFTSYGISPQAKQWFNMYKPITYNTNLLAEETDSFVNKLDPSKVFKSKNKTLIPKKKGPVQPASGPKGPSAPPSTSKSSSGSGNPVRK